A region of Desulfuromonas sp. TF DNA encodes the following proteins:
- a CDS encoding acyltransferase, translated as MKILQWLQRKFGEPAPDRFAREPWRYHREATELERQAQAAREAAWRAQGDCRFSEDVYVSPGATVNPRHLVVGARTAVGSETQIGIDLEMGADCTVNAGAVVRGKVRIGDGVRIATGAQVVGFNHCTEDLSKPIYQQPLVSRGIFIGDDVWIGANAVIVDGVTIGSHAIIGAGAIVTRDIPPWTLAAGNPARVISSRMYGRPDKNRQETVEAWHRFGDKVAAEIPGILERSFIDNSFVDFPGDAAKTRPWADAIELATMTGTPMPGYSREQLINILQGFQDPDTGLVPGPYSEDQLSRGGAFVEKMECRHSAYMVMAVGYALECLGSSLKYPVKVAHDLTSADLISHLDTLPWHKHTWSSGAWIDHFASACYFNARYHSLHRDMDDLKSWLRQNVDPGSGMWGTPHQAEDWSQPVNGFYRLTRGAHAQWGWELPFPRQAIDTVLAHAHDQRYFAEGQATACMVLDIIHPLWLCLKQTDHRRPEIEAVAQYWLNDTISRWRSGEGMSFECRPEAVPRLQGTEMWVSIAWYCADILGIVSVKDEYKPKGVHRPETVFL; from the coding sequence ATGAAAATCCTGCAGTGGCTGCAGAGAAAATTCGGAGAACCAGCCCCCGACCGCTTTGCACGTGAACCCTGGCGTTATCATCGCGAGGCGACGGAGTTGGAGCGCCAGGCGCAGGCTGCTCGCGAAGCGGCATGGCGTGCCCAGGGTGATTGCCGTTTTTCAGAAGACGTCTATGTCTCTCCCGGCGCTACGGTTAACCCAAGGCACCTTGTTGTCGGTGCACGCACCGCCGTGGGCAGCGAGACACAGATTGGCATCGACCTGGAAATGGGCGCCGATTGTACCGTGAATGCCGGAGCGGTTGTGCGCGGCAAAGTCCGCATCGGTGATGGTGTACGGATCGCGACCGGCGCACAGGTCGTCGGTTTCAACCATTGCACGGAAGACCTGTCCAAGCCGATCTATCAACAACCGCTGGTCAGCAGAGGTATCTTTATCGGCGACGATGTTTGGATCGGTGCGAATGCGGTGATAGTAGACGGTGTAACGATCGGTTCGCACGCGATCATCGGCGCCGGCGCCATTGTAACACGGGACATCCCGCCCTGGACACTGGCAGCCGGAAACCCGGCCCGCGTCATCAGTTCACGTATGTATGGGCGGCCGGACAAGAACCGGCAGGAGACTGTCGAGGCCTGGCATCGCTTTGGCGACAAGGTCGCTGCCGAGATCCCCGGCATACTGGAACGCTCCTTCATCGATAATTCGTTTGTTGATTTTCCAGGCGATGCGGCGAAAACGAGACCATGGGCTGATGCAATCGAGTTGGCAACCATGACCGGCACACCCATGCCGGGGTACAGCCGCGAGCAGCTAATAAATATCCTGCAGGGATTCCAGGACCCTGATACCGGCCTGGTTCCGGGCCCATATTCCGAAGACCAGTTGTCCAGGGGCGGTGCTTTCGTTGAGAAGATGGAGTGCAGACACTCCGCTTATATGGTAATGGCTGTCGGTTACGCCCTGGAGTGCCTGGGAAGCTCGCTGAAATATCCCGTAAAAGTTGCCCATGATTTAACGTCGGCCGATCTGATTTCGCATCTTGATACCCTGCCCTGGCATAAACATACCTGGAGCTCCGGCGCCTGGATCGATCATTTCGCTTCCGCGTGTTACTTCAATGCCCGTTATCACAGCCTTCATCGCGATATGGATGATCTTAAAAGCTGGCTGCGGCAGAATGTGGACCCGGGAAGCGGCATGTGGGGAACGCCGCACCAGGCCGAAGACTGGTCGCAACCGGTTAACGGGTTTTACCGTCTCACCCGCGGAGCCCACGCCCAGTGGGGATGGGAACTGCCCTTCCCCCGGCAGGCCATTGACACCGTCCTTGCCCACGCACATGACCAGAGGTATTTTGCCGAGGGGCAGGCTACCGCCTGCATGGTGCTGGATATCATCCATCCGCTATGGTTGTGCCTTAAGCAAACTGATCATCGCCGACCGGAAATTGAGGCCGTTGCCCAGTACTGGCTCAACGACACGATCAGCCGCTGGCGATCCGGCGAAGGCATGAGCTTTGAGTGCCGTCCCGAGGCAGTGCCGCGATTGCAGGGTACGGAAATGTGGGTGAGCATTGCCTGGTATTGCGCGGATATATTGGGTATCGTCTCTGTGAAGGACGAATATAAACCAAAAGGCGTACATCGGCCAGAAACGGTATTTCTGTAG
- a CDS encoding glycosyltransferase family 2 protein, whose protein sequence is MILVMTILAKDEEDILRENIEYHKSQGVDHFIATDNASKDGTTSILKEYERQGILTYILEDGPYHQTKWVTTMARMAHDEFNADWVINNDADEFWWPCHGDLKTALRKVPAHYNVVRARRHNMLLNSGNTGSSELPFYEKMTYRREISINPLGKPLPSKVCHRGFTDIVVDPGSHSVSGIDGVAVFEGDIEVYHYPYRSYDQLRNKVINIGSGYEKNPQTNTRTGVGPGLAMRTVFAQHKEDPESLKSFFERHMLSPDQIRSGLKSGEVVEDRKLSEYLAGLSLPLSGRDAAGSRSRNRILSFFRQLKS, encoded by the coding sequence ATGATTCTGGTTATGACAATACTCGCAAAGGATGAAGAAGATATTTTGCGGGAAAACATAGAGTACCATAAATCACAAGGTGTAGATCATTTCATTGCTACGGATAACGCGTCAAAAGATGGTACTACAAGCATCCTTAAAGAGTATGAGCGACAGGGAATACTCACGTATATCCTCGAAGACGGGCCTTATCATCAAACGAAGTGGGTCACGACAATGGCACGCATGGCCCATGATGAATTTAATGCCGACTGGGTGATTAACAATGATGCGGACGAGTTCTGGTGGCCCTGCCATGGCGACCTGAAAACTGCCCTCCGGAAAGTGCCTGCCCACTACAATGTTGTTCGCGCCCGGCGGCACAATATGCTGCTGAACAGCGGAAATACCGGTTCATCAGAACTGCCCTTCTACGAAAAGATGACTTACAGAAGGGAAATATCGATAAATCCTCTCGGCAAACCTCTGCCGTCGAAGGTCTGTCATCGGGGTTTTACCGACATCGTTGTGGATCCCGGCTCTCACAGCGTCAGCGGCATTGATGGTGTCGCAGTTTTTGAGGGCGACATCGAGGTCTATCACTATCCGTACAGAAGCTATGATCAACTCCGCAACAAGGTGATCAACATCGGATCAGGCTATGAGAAAAACCCCCAGACAAATACGCGGACCGGTGTGGGTCCGGGTCTTGCAATGAGAACGGTCTTTGCGCAACATAAGGAAGATCCGGAGAGTCTGAAGAGTTTTTTTGAAAGACATATGCTCAGCCCTGATCAGATTCGCAGTGGGCTTAAATCCGGCGAGGTTGTTGAAGACAGGAAACTCTCGGAGTATCTGGCCGGATTGAGTTTGCCGTTATCCGGACGTGATGCGGCAGGATCCAGAAGTCGGAATCGTATCCTCTCTTTTTTCCGCCAACTAAAGTCCTGA
- a CDS encoding glycosyltransferase has product MNSITPKASIIYLTKNGGELFRQSLDSVFHQECDFPFEVVVVDSGSTDGTLEFLERYPVRLVQIAPGEFNFGLTRDYGFSLGAGEIIVSLSQDAVPAGSAWLQTLCTPFADPEVAVAQGVEAIPGDREVFFWDRIRLSYYTRETVRWKMRHEGVGLSFVNCALRKSVWMENPMGPVEMSEDKIFQRNLARHGHRIVLVPEAEAWHGHQYDRRSLEKRSRNEGLGWRLVDIDYSRRDMLLDIFHPLIWAVLVYGLVTLQVRTSAELLFPWIRPLNLYRGNRSGGRYVQ; this is encoded by the coding sequence ATGAACTCCATAACCCCCAAAGCCTCAATCATCTATCTCACCAAAAACGGCGGCGAGCTGTTCCGGCAGTCGCTCGACAGCGTATTCCATCAGGAGTGCGACTTCCCCTTTGAGGTGGTGGTGGTCGATTCGGGATCAACGGACGGCACTCTCGAATTTCTGGAGAGATACCCGGTGCGACTCGTGCAGATCGCGCCTGGGGAGTTCAATTTCGGCCTGACCCGCGACTACGGCTTCAGTCTCGGCGCGGGGGAGATCATCGTCTCGTTGTCGCAGGACGCGGTACCGGCGGGGAGCGCGTGGCTGCAGACCCTCTGCACCCCGTTTGCCGACCCGGAAGTCGCCGTCGCTCAGGGCGTGGAGGCCATCCCCGGCGACCGGGAGGTGTTCTTCTGGGACCGGATCAGGCTGTCCTACTATACCCGCGAGACCGTGCGCTGGAAAATGCGCCACGAGGGGGTCGGCCTCTCTTTCGTCAACTGCGCCCTGCGAAAATCGGTCTGGATGGAGAACCCCATGGGACCGGTCGAAATGAGCGAGGACAAAATTTTCCAGCGCAATCTTGCCCGGCACGGGCACCGGATCGTTCTCGTGCCCGAAGCGGAGGCCTGGCACGGCCATCAGTACGATCGCCGCAGTCTGGAGAAGAGGTCCCGCAACGAGGGGCTGGGGTGGAGGTTGGTCGACATCGATTATTCCCGCCGCGACATGCTGCTGGACATCTTCCACCCTCTGATCTGGGCGGTACTGGTCTACGGACTGGTGACCCTGCAGGTCAGGACCTCGGCCGAGTTGCTCTTCCCCTGGATCAGGCCCCTGAATCTTTACCGGGGCAATCGTTCCGGCGGCCGCTACGTGCAATGA
- a CDS encoding glycosyltransferase family 2 protein — protein sequence MKWSVIICTHNRADDLGETLQAVSRLNYPAGDFEVLVVDNASQDDTEGVVEQAAAGMPHLKYLREDKLGLSHARNTGIANAAGEFVAFLDDDAAPIPAWLEKLEERFQNSRVACVGGRVKPVWRTLAGWPDWLHPRLIGYFTVIDHDDFRDFGYPCCPAGTNVAFRKAVFDEVGTFDPNLGRTGTSLLSNEEADLCVAIAQAGYRILYTPEAVVHHKVHENRLTREWVLDRSYWGGVSSAIMERRRFGAGNRVHKTLKYLALIMASESLKRILSLTDDHKKTFFWECQALFSRAFLKTLWLGHGQGNAAKGKS from the coding sequence ATGAAATGGTCTGTGATCATCTGCACCCACAACCGCGCCGACGACTTGGGGGAAACCCTGCAGGCGGTGTCGCGGCTCAATTACCCCGCCGGGGATTTCGAAGTGCTGGTGGTCGACAACGCCTCGCAGGACGACACGGAAGGGGTTGTGGAGCAAGCCGCGGCCGGGATGCCCCATCTGAAATATCTCCGGGAGGACAAGCTCGGCCTCTCCCACGCGCGGAACACAGGCATCGCCAACGCCGCCGGAGAGTTCGTCGCTTTCCTCGATGACGATGCGGCGCCGATTCCCGCCTGGCTGGAGAAGCTCGAAGAGCGCTTCCAGAATTCGCGCGTCGCCTGTGTCGGCGGCCGGGTCAAACCGGTCTGGCGGACCCTGGCCGGCTGGCCCGACTGGCTTCATCCGCGCCTGATCGGTTATTTCACGGTGATCGACCACGACGACTTCCGGGATTTCGGCTATCCCTGCTGCCCGGCGGGGACCAACGTCGCTTTTCGAAAAGCCGTGTTCGACGAGGTCGGCACCTTCGATCCGAACCTGGGCAGGACCGGCACTTCGCTGCTCTCCAACGAGGAGGCCGACCTCTGCGTGGCCATAGCGCAGGCCGGCTATCGGATCCTCTACACCCCGGAGGCGGTCGTACACCACAAGGTCCACGAAAACCGGCTGACCAGGGAATGGGTGCTTGACAGGTCCTACTGGGGCGGGGTTTCCTCGGCGATCATGGAGCGTCGAAGGTTCGGCGCCGGCAACCGCGTGCACAAGACGCTGAAATACCTGGCCCTGATCATGGCGTCGGAGAGCCTGAAACGGATTCTCTCCCTGACAGATGATCACAAGAAGACGTTTTTCTGGGAATGCCAGGCCCTGTTCAGCCGGGCTTTCCTGAAGACCCTGTGGCTCGGTCACGGACAGGGCAACGCAGCTAAGGGGAAAAGTTGA
- a CDS encoding class I SAM-dependent methyltransferase: MKKIYTIRNLNQQQEHMWSSGKVEDEVSACALRHIEGLFLRHLPKGEKILEAGCGLGAWVIYLGERGFDIEGVDHDARVIERLKAWRPALPVFQGDICNLPYEDASLGAYISLGVMEHFEDGCEAAMAEALRVLRPGGLMFFTVPMENPFRKVVAHPLRQAYLAWRRRQGDDIHFAEYRYTLQEVEELLASSGFEILESTWDDFLPRSMSLGLWADFPQFHGANPYRLNRPGQLLAAAMNGASRWLLSGGVFCLARKG; this comes from the coding sequence TTGAAAAAGATCTACACCATCCGCAACCTGAACCAGCAGCAGGAGCACATGTGGAGCTCCGGCAAGGTCGAAGACGAAGTGTCGGCCTGCGCGCTGCGCCACATCGAGGGGTTGTTCCTGCGCCACCTGCCGAAAGGGGAGAAAATCCTCGAGGCCGGCTGCGGACTGGGGGCCTGGGTTATCTACCTGGGGGAGCGGGGCTTCGACATCGAAGGCGTCGACCACGACGCCCGCGTCATCGAGCGGCTCAAGGCGTGGCGGCCGGCGCTGCCGGTTTTCCAGGGAGACATCTGCAACCTGCCTTATGAGGACGCCTCCCTCGGCGCCTACATCTCCCTCGGCGTCATGGAACACTTCGAGGACGGCTGCGAGGCGGCCATGGCCGAGGCCCTGCGGGTGCTCAGGCCGGGCGGCCTGATGTTCTTCACCGTGCCGATGGAAAACCCGTTCCGCAAGGTTGTCGCCCATCCCCTGCGGCAGGCCTACCTTGCCTGGCGGCGCCGGCAGGGGGACGACATCCATTTCGCCGAGTACCGGTATACCCTACAGGAGGTCGAAGAGCTCCTCGCGTCCTCGGGATTCGAGATCCTGGAGAGCACCTGGGACGACTTCCTGCCGAGGTCGATGTCCCTCGGCCTGTGGGCGGACTTCCCCCAGTTTCACGGCGCGAACCCGTACCGGCTGAACCGGCCGGGACAACTGCTGGCCGCGGCCATGAACGGCGCGTCGCGCTGGCTCCTCTCCGGCGGGGTTTTCTGCCTGGCCCGGAAGGGATAA